Part of the Pseudomonas sp. ADAK13 genome is shown below.
TCGAAGACCAGGCCAGTATGTCGTTGGCGGCGCTGGTGGACGAAGTGCTCAAGGCCCAATGCGCGCGCATCGAAGGCGCCGGATTGCAGGTCGAACAGGCGATTGCAGTGGATGTGCAGGTGTACGGCGAGCCGTTCCTGCTGCGCCAGGCACTGGGCAATCTGCTGGAAAACGCCCTGGACTTTACCCCGCCCGGTGGCGCATTGCGGTTCAGCGCCCGGGACCTGAATGACGGCATCGAATTCACCCTGTTCAACCAAGCCGAACCGATCCCCGAATACGCCTTGCCGCGTCTCAGCGAACGCTTTTATTCCCTGCCGCGCCCGGCCAGCGGGCGTAAGAGCACGGGCCTGGGGCTGAATTTTGTCGAGGAAGTGATGAAGCTGCACGGCGGTTCATTGCAGATCGGCAACGTGCCCGGCGGCGTGCAGGTCAAACTGCATCTCCACACAGTCTCCACATTCCCTTCATAAATCCCCCTTAAGCGCCGGCCAGACTCTCCCCCATCAAAACAGGGAGAGCTTCATGAACCGCAATCTGCTTTTCAAACTGGGCGCCATCGCGCTGCTGATCGTGCTGTTGTTGATTCCGTTGCTGATGATCCACGGCGTGATTACCGACCGTCAGCAGTTGCGCGACGACGTCTTGCAGGATATCGCCCGCAGTTCCAGCTACAGCCAGCGCCTCAGTGGCCCGGTGCTGGTGGTGCCGTATCGCAAGACCGTCCGGGAGTGGAAGCTCAATGAAAAGCTCAACGAACGCTACGAAGAAACCCGTGAAGTGCGCGGTCGTCTGTATTTCCTGCCGGAGCAATTTGCCCTCGACGGCCAGGTGCAAACCGAAGTGCGCGCCCGGGGCATTTACCAGGCGCGGCTGTTCCATGCTGACAACCGTATCAGCGGGCGGTTTGTGTTGCCGGAGCAGTTGGGTATCAAGGAAAACTTTGGCGATTACCAGTTTGACCCGGCGTATCTGGCGGTGGGTATCAGCGACATTCGTGGCATCGAAAACGCGCTGAAGCTGGAGCTGGGCAGCCAGCAACTGGGGTTTTCGCCGGGCACTCAAGTGGCGTGGCTGGGGGAGGGTGTTCACGTGATGCTGCCCGAGCAGGACAGCAAGAAGCCGTCACCTTTTGATTTCGCCTTCAACCTGCGCCTGCAAGGTACCGAGCAACTGCAAGTGGTGCCGGTGGGCAAGACCAGCCAGGTCAAGCTGGCGTCGAACTGGCCGCACCCGAGCTTTATCGGCAACTTCCTGCCGACCCAGCGCGAGGTCACCGCCCAGGGCTTTACGGCCAACTGGCAGACCACGTTCTTCTCCACCAACCTGGAAGAAACCATGGGCGGTTGCACCTGGGACCAGGTGTGTGATGACTTCAACAGCCGCAGCTTCGGCGTGAGTTTTATCGACCCGGTGGACCAGTACCTCAAGAGTGACCGGGCGATCAAATATGCGCTGCTGTTTATCGCCCTGACGTTTGCCGGCTTTTTCCTGTTCGAGGTGCTCAAGAGCCTGGCGGTGCACCCGATCCAGTACGCGTTGGTGGGGGTTGCCCTGGCGTTTTTCTACCTGCTGCTGTTGTCGTTGTCGGAGCACATCGGGTTTGGCCCGGCGTACCTGATATCGGCGGCTGCCTGTGTGCTGTTGATTGGGTTTTACGTCTGCCATGTGCTGCGCAGCGTCGCCCATGGCCTGGGGTTTTCGGTGGGGTTGGCGGCGTTGTATGGCTTGTTGTACGGGTTGTTGAGTGCGGAAGATTACGCGTTGTTGATGGGCTCGTTGCTGCTGTTCGGGTTACTGGGCACGGTGATGGTGCTGACCCGCAAGCTGGATTGGTATGGGGTGGGCAAGCGATGAGTCGGTCGTTGGGGTTGCGGGAGGATCAGCAAGAGGGCGCGCAATTGGTGGCGAGGATCAACGCGCTATTCCCTGTTGCCCGAGAGCTGTTTGTGGCGAGGGAGCTTGCTGTGGCGAGGGAGCTTGCTCCCGCTGGAGTGCGAAGCGCTCCCAGGATTTTTGGGGCCGCTGCGCAGCCCGGCGGGAGCAAGCTCCCTCGCCACAGAAGAGCCCTTGCAGTCGGTTAGGCCGGCGGCTGGGTCTGCAACATCGACGGCCGCTGACTCACCTCGGCATACCACGCCGCCAGCTTCGGATGGCTGGACCGCCACTGCATGTCCGGGTGGCGGAAATCCAGGTACGCCAGTGCACAGGCCACGCTGATCGCCGCCACATCAAACGGCCCGGTCAGTTCGGTGATGGCGTCCTGTTCCAGCATGTCGAGGGTGCGGCGGATCTTGTCGCGCTGGCCTTCCAGCCACAAGTCCCAGTGTTTTTCCACCGGGCGCATGGCGGTTTCGTAACGCACCAGCACGGCGGCATCCATGATCCCGTCGGCGGTCGAGGCCAGGGTCAGGCGTCGCCAGCGGGCCGGGCCGTCTCGGGGGATCAGCGGGGTGCCGGTGTGTTGGTGGTCGAGGTAATCGAGGATCACCCGGCTGTCATGCAGCGCGTTGCCGTCGGCCAGGCGCAGCGCGGGGATCTTGCCCACCGCGTTGTCCAGGATCACATCGGCGTCGGGCGCGATCGGTGTCGGCATGCAGGCGTGCAAGGTCACGCGGTCCAGTTGGCCGGTCTCGTGCAACAGCACCCGTACCTTGCGCACAAACGGCGAGGCGGGGTTGTGGAACAACGTCATGCTGGGGATGGACATGGGCATTCCTCGGAAAAGGGCAGCGCTAATCTATCTCAACGCTTGAGCAACGCCCAGCTGCCAATTACCGCCGGAATACCCAGCCCGACCCAGCTCAACGAATCCCACAACCCGTCCCCCAGCAACGCCGCAAACAACCCGGCCGCGCTCAGCAGCCCGATGGCCAGCGGAATGCCAAACACCTTCCAGAAACTCGACTGCCGCGGCTTCATGACTTGGCCGCCTTGCGCCGTACCTGCCACAGGTACACGCCGCTGCCCAGGACGATGATGGTCAGCACGTCCAGCACTGCCCAGAGGATCTTCATCGGCATGCCGCCGTAGTCACCAAAGTGCAGCGGCTGCGACATGCCCATGGCGTCCATGTACCACGGCCGTTCGGCGATGGCGGTGACGTGCAGGTTGCTCGCGTCGATCAGCACTGGCGTCAGCAGGTGCGACGTCAGGTGGGTGCTGCCTTTCATGAACACCGCGTAGTGATGCTCGCTGGAAAAGCGCGTGCCGGGGAATGCGATAAAGTCCGGCTCCATGCCGGGCGCGGCCTTGGCGGCGATTGTCAGCAGGTCGGTGGCGGGCGCGCGCAAGGTCAGTGGCGGGGCGTTCTTGTAGGGTTCGATCATCGCGCTGAGGCTGTCGGTGCGCCAGGCCGCGATGATCAGGTCGGCGCAGGCGCTGATCACGCCGGTCACGCCCACCACCAACGCCCAGGTCAGGGTGACCACGCCGATCAGGTTGTGCAGGTCGAGCCAGCGCAGGCGCGTGGATTTGTCCTGGCGCACGGTGGCGAACTTCAGCCGGCGCATGAAGGGCAGGTACAGCACCGTGCCGGAAATGATCGCCAACACAAACAGGATGCCCATGAACGCCAGCAGCAACTTGCCCGGCAGCCCGGCAAACATATCGACGTGCAGGCGCAGCAGGAACATCGTCAGCCCGCCGTTGGCCGAAGGGGTTTCCACGGCCTCACCGGTGCGGGCGTCGAGCATGAAGGTATGGGAAGAGTTGGGTTCGGTGCCGGCAGTGGCGGCCATGATCGCGATCACGCCGTTCTTGTCGTCTTCATCCCAGGCCAGGTACTGCATGGCTTCGCCGGGGCGATGGGCCTGGGCTTTGGCCACCAGTTGTTCGAGGTTCAGCTGCGGGGTGTGGGCGGGCATTTGCGCCAGCTCGGGCTCGTTGCCCAGCAGGTGATCGATCTCGTGGTGGAAGATCAACGGCAGCCCGGTGAGGGCGAGCAGCAGCAGGAACACCGTGCAGACGAGGCTGGTCCAGGTGTGGATGAAGGACCAGCGGCGGATGGTTTTGCTTTTCATTTTCTAGCCTTCAGACACACCGAAGCCGCCCATAAGGGCGGCCTGGTTGTTAACTCAGTCGATTACCACTGGTAGGTGGCACTGGCGACCACGCTGCGTTGGTCGCCGTAGTAGCAGTAGGAGGCATCACAGGTGGAAATGTAGTCCTTGTCGAACAGATTGGTGGCGTTGAGCTTCACCGATGCGCCTTTGAGGCTGTTGTTCAGACGGCCGAGGTCGTAATGCACGGAGGCATCGAACACGGTGTAGGCGTCAGCCTTGCCCAGCCAGGTGTTGCCCTGGTCGCCATAGGTGTTGCCGGTGTAGCGGGCGCCCGCGCCGACTCCGAAGCCGTCGAGCACGCCAGAGTGCCAGGTGTAATCGGTCCACAGGGAGGCTTGCTGGTTGGGCATCAGTTGCAGGCGGTTGCCTTTGTATTGGCCTTTTTGTACCTCGGACTTGGCCAGGGTGTAAGCGGCGATGACCTTGAGGTTCTCGGTCACGTCAGACACCGCTTCCAGCTCCAGGCCCTTGACCTTCACTTCGCCGGTCTGGTTGGTGATTGACTGGCCACCGGCCCCGAAGCTGGTAACCAGCACGTTCTTTTGGGTCAGGTCATACACCGCAGCACTCAGCAGAGTATTTGAGCCAGGCGGCTGATACTTGACCCCGAGTTCCCATTGCTTGCCTTCAGTGGGTTTGTACGACTCGGTCGGCGAAACGCTGGCGTTGCTCGCTGGCTGGAAGGATTCGGCGTAGGAGAGGTACGGCACGAACCCGGAATCGAACACATAGCTCAGCGCCGCGTTGCCACTGAAGTTCTTGCTGCGGTCGGTATTGGTCGCGTCGTTCTTGTTGAAGTATGTGGTGCCTTGGTGCACCCAGTCTTCACGACCGCCCAGGGTCAGGCGCCACTTGTCCAGGGCCATCTGGTCCTGGGCATAAAGGCCGGTCTGGATGGTTTTCTGGTTGTAGTCGTAATACGCCGTGGAGCGCGCCGGGCGCACCACCGGCTTGGTGTTGACCGGGTTGTAGAGATTGACCGTCCCGCCGTCACCGAAGATCGACAGATACGAGGTGTCGGTGCGCTGATGATCCAGGCCCAGCAGCAAGGTGTGGGTGATGTCGCCCGTGGCGAAGTCAGCCTGGAAATTGTTGTCGACGGCGAACTGGCCGATGTTTTCGT
Proteins encoded:
- the creD gene encoding cell envelope integrity protein CreD: MNRNLLFKLGAIALLIVLLLIPLLMIHGVITDRQQLRDDVLQDIARSSSYSQRLSGPVLVVPYRKTVREWKLNEKLNERYEETREVRGRLYFLPEQFALDGQVQTEVRARGIYQARLFHADNRISGRFVLPEQLGIKENFGDYQFDPAYLAVGISDIRGIENALKLELGSQQLGFSPGTQVAWLGEGVHVMLPEQDSKKPSPFDFAFNLRLQGTEQLQVVPVGKTSQVKLASNWPHPSFIGNFLPTQREVTAQGFTANWQTTFFSTNLEETMGGCTWDQVCDDFNSRSFGVSFIDPVDQYLKSDRAIKYALLFIALTFAGFFLFEVLKSLAVHPIQYALVGVALAFFYLLLLSLSEHIGFGPAYLISAAACVLLIGFYVCHVLRSVAHGLGFSVGLAALYGLLYGLLSAEDYALLMGSLLLFGLLGTVMVLTRKLDWYGVGKR
- a CDS encoding glutathione S-transferase gives rise to the protein MSIPSMTLFHNPASPFVRKVRVLLHETGQLDRVTLHACMPTPIAPDADVILDNAVGKIPALRLADGNALHDSRVILDYLDHQHTGTPLIPRDGPARWRRLTLASTADGIMDAAVLVRYETAMRPVEKHWDLWLEGQRDKIRRTLDMLEQDAITELTGPFDVAAISVACALAYLDFRHPDMQWRSSHPKLAAWYAEVSQRPSMLQTQPPA
- a CDS encoding PepSY-associated TM helix domain-containing protein gives rise to the protein MKSKTIRRWSFIHTWTSLVCTVFLLLLALTGLPLIFHHEIDHLLGNEPELAQMPAHTPQLNLEQLVAKAQAHRPGEAMQYLAWDEDDKNGVIAIMAATAGTEPNSSHTFMLDARTGEAVETPSANGGLTMFLLRLHVDMFAGLPGKLLLAFMGILFVLAIISGTVLYLPFMRRLKFATVRQDKSTRLRWLDLHNLIGVVTLTWALVVGVTGVISACADLIIAAWRTDSLSAMIEPYKNAPPLTLRAPATDLLTIAAKAAPGMEPDFIAFPGTRFSSEHHYAVFMKGSTHLTSHLLTPVLIDASNLHVTAIAERPWYMDAMGMSQPLHFGDYGGMPMKILWAVLDVLTIIVLGSGVYLWQVRRKAAKS